The genome window AGATCATACAGATGGAATGTTAGCAAGATTGAAAAATCAAAGTACTAAGCTTGGTAATTTACTTGATTATATATGCGATTATGTGGCGTGGTTTGGGCTAATTATTTTAGCTAGTTATCTTTATAATATTAGTCTATTTTGCACTATTTTTCTTATATTTGCTCTACTTTTTCATCAGCAATTTTGTAAGAATTTTATTCACACAAGACTTAAAAAACTAAAAACAATACATAGGTTTGGTCTTAAAAAATATCTTTTAAATCATGGATTTTTACTTGGTATTGATGCTAGTCTTTTAGCTTTGATTTTGGCTTTTAGTATATTTAGTACTGAATTTGAGATATCTTTTTATATACTTGGAGTAATTTATATAATAGATGCAATATATAGATCAATTGAGTTATATTTAAATTTAAAATTAGGGGGGGTAGATGGACTTTAGCAATAAAAACTATGCCATCACAGGCTCTACATCAGGCATAGGTAAATCGATAGCCAAAACTCTAGCCAAAAAAGGTGCAAGACTTTTGCTACTTGGTAGAGATAATGATAGATTAAATAAGCTAAAAAATGAACTAAATTTAATAAGTCAAGTAAGCCACCATACGGCTCTATTTGACTCAAATAATCTTAATAGCATTGATATAGCCATAGATCAATTTGCTACTAAATTTAAATTCAACGGCTTAATTCATAGCGCTGGAGTATTGCACCCATCTTTGCTTAGAGATTTAAGCATAGATAAGATGCATGAGCTAATAAATATAAATCTCTTAAGCTTCTTTGCTCTAACAAAAGCAGTATTAAAACATGGAAGATATATTAAAGATGATACTAGCATAATTGCCATTAGCTCTATGGCGGCCTTTGGCGCTGAACCTGGCCTTAGCCTATATGGAGCTAGCAAAGCAGCTCTAAACTCAGCAGCACTAAGCCTAGCTAAAGAGTATGCTAAAAAAGGAGTGCGAATAAACACCATAGCTCCACTATATGTAAATACTCCTATGTATGAGAGTTTTGCTACTAATTTTATATCCAAAGAGACTCAAAACTATAAGCTAAAAGAGTTAATGCCATTTGGATTAATAGAAGCAAGCGATGTGGCTGAAGTAGCACTATTTTTGCTTAGTTCAAACTCTAAAAAGATTACCGGTGAATGTATTAAAATAAGCTCTGGGGGGGGGTTATAGATGAAAATTGCCTACTATTTGCCTAGCGATATTATAGATAATGAATATTTTGCTAATATCGCAAAAAGTGATGAATATACCACACAAGAGATTTATAAAAAATCAGGAATCCAAACTCGCCATAAAGCTAGTGATAATGAGCTAACTAGCGACCTAGCTGCTAAGGCTGTTTTGAATTTAAGTAAAGAGTATGATATAGACCTTGGCGATATAGATACGCTATTGCTTTGCACTCAATCTCCTGAGTATCTCCAGCCAGCAACTGTCTATCTGCTTCATCATAAGCTAAATTTACCTAAAACAACAAACGCTATGGAGATAAATATAGCGTGTAGTGGCTACATTCATGGTCTATTAGTGGCTAAATCATTAATACTATCTAATAGCGCTAAAAAAGTACTGCTATGTACAGCTGATATGTGTTTTAAAATGTTTGAGCATAGCGATATGGCTCAAAGGATACTCTTTGGTGATGGAGCTAGTGCTACGATAATTGATAAGAGTAACGCTCATAAAATTGCTCAGGTGATTAGCGGTACAGATGGGAGTGGGTTTTTTAGTATGTATAAACACCATGGAGGCTATGCTAGTCCATTTAACGGTCAGGATCCAAAAGATATAGCCCTAACAATGAATGGCCCTGAGGTTTTTTTATTCACTATTAGAGAGGTACCAAATTTAGTTAGGCAAACTCTAAAGGCAAATAATTTAAACAGTGATGATATTGACTTTTTTGTCTTTCATCAAGCAAATTTATTAATTTTAGAAGCCATTACTAAATCGCTTAAACTTGAGCGCTCAAAGGTAATTTTTGATATAGAAAATATAGGTAACACATCATCATCAAGTGTGCCAATTGCCCTAAAAAGAGCCATAGAAAATGGCACTATAAAACCAGGCCATAAAGTGCTAATAGCTGGATTTGGCATAGGACTTGCCTGGAGTGCTACAATCATAGATATCTAAAGGAATAAAATGGAAACAAAAATAGCAAAATTTAAAGATGTAATAGAATGTGATGAGACTCTAACACCGCAAACCCCGCTAGACTCCATAGCTGAGTGGGACTCAATGGGTAAGATTAGTACAATTGTAATGTTGGCTGATGATTATGGTTATACACTTACATTTGATGAGTTAAAAAACCTAAGTATTGTTGGTGATATTTTGGATTTGATGAATGAATAATTTTATCAAATATGGCATTAAGATATCAAAACTAGAGTTAAAAGATATAGAGACTCTGCGTCAATGGCGTAATGATCCTAAAATATCTAAAGTAATGCTAAGTCAAAATGGCCACCATATCACTAAAGAAGAGCAATTAAACTGGTTTAACTCACTTGCAGATAAAAGTGATGCTATTTATTATATGGCTTTTGTAGATGATTTAGCGATTGGGTATTTTTGCTTTCAACAAATCAACTGGCAAAATGGTCAGGCTATTCCTGGTGAAATTATGGTAATACCAGACCATTTAGATGAAGCTAGGATTACATTTGGAGCATACTGTGCTGTATATGATATAGCGTTTGATGTTTTAGGACTTAAAGAGCTTAAGGCGTATTCTAAGCTAGAAAATAAACGCGCTATTCGTATGGCTAAGCTATTAAATTTCAAAATTACTCACCAAGATGATGAGTGCATATATTTCAAACTTAATAAAAATGATTACTATCCAATGCGAGATAGTTTAATTAGTAAATTGGGATTAAATTGATTTTATAAATCTTAGCAATTTGTAATAATATTAAATTTAATCTCAAAAGCCTATTTTAAATTATCATTTTGCTACGATTTAAATAAGCCCCTTGATATAATATTTTAAATTAGATTGTAGCATTTTATAAAATAACAATGATAATTTTAATATAAAAATATTTTAAAAATAAGATAAGATAAAAATCGTAATAAAAATATAAATATAATAAAAAATTAAATTTGACAGTCTAAAGACTGTCAAATTTGGGCTTACATCATTCCGCCCATACCACCCATACCGCCCATATCAGGCATTGCTGGCATAGCTGGTTTATCCTCTTTAATTTCGCTTACAGTAGCCTCTGTAGTTAGTAGCAAGCTTGCTACGCTTACAGCATTTTGCAGTGCTACACGCTCTACTTTAACTGGGTCTATAATTCCAGCTTCAAACATATCTACATATTCGCCACTAGCTGCGTTAAATCCATAATTAGCCTCTTTAGCAGTGCTTACAGCATTAGCTACTACACCAGCATCAAAGCCTGCATTTTCAGCAATTTGGCGAAGTGGAGCAAATAAAGCGCGTTTTACAATTTGTGCGCCGATTAACTCATCACCGCTTAGATTTAGATTTACTTTATTACCTGCTTTAATTAAAGCAGCGCCGCCACCTACTACGATGCCTTCTTCTACTGCTGCTTTTGTAGCATTTAAAGCATCATCTACACGATCTTTTTTCTCTTTCATCTCTGTTTCTGTTGCAGCGCCAACTTTAATAACTGCTACACCGCCACTTAGTTTAGCTAGACGCTCTTGAAGTTTTTCTCTATCATAATCACTTGTTGTCTCAATAATTTGAGCTTTGATTTGATTGATTCTAGCGCCGATAGAATCTTTTGAGCCTGCACCATTTACGATTGTAGTATTATCTTTATCTATTACTACTCTATCAGCTTGACCAAGATCGCTAAGAGTTGCACTCTCAAGTGTTCTGCCTAACTCTTCGCTAATTACTTCACCACCTGTTAAGATAGCGATATCTTCTAACATAGCTTTTCTTCTATCGCCAAAGCCTGGAGCTTTAACTGCTGAAATATTTAGCACGCCACGAAGTTTATTAACAACTAAAGTTGCTAAAGCTTCACCTTCTATATCTTCAGCGATGATTAATAGTGGTTTGCCAGTTTTTTGAATTTGCTCTAGCACCGGAAGTAGATCTTTTAAATTTGAGATTTTTTTATCAAATAACAAGATAAATGGGCTGCTTAATTCTACTTGCATTTTTTCTGGGTTTGTGATGAAGTATGGACTTAGGTATCCTCTATCAAACTGCATACCTTCAACTACATTTAGTTCATCATTAATTGATTTAGCCTCTTCAACTGTGATAACTCCATCTTTGCCTACTTTTTCCATAGCTTCAGCAATTAGATCACCTACGCTTGTATCGCTATTTGCAGAGATTGTAGCTACTTGAGCAATCTCTTTTTTGCCTTCTACTTTTTTAGCTACACTTTTTAACTCTTCTATAACTGCAGCTGCGAATTTATCCATACCACGTTTTACTTCGATTGGATTTGCGCCTGCTGTGATATTTCTTAGACCCTCTTTGAAAATCGCATGAGCTAAAACTGTAGCTGTAGTTGTACCATCACCTGCTTCGTCATTTGTCTTGCTAGCTACTTCTCTTACAAGACCTGCGCCCATATTTTCAATCGTATCAGCTAATTCAATCTCTTTAGCTACGCTTACGCCATCTTTTGTTATTGTAGGCGCACCAAAGCTTTTTTGAAGAAGTACATTACGACCTCTTGGTCCCATCGTTACTTTTACCGCATCGCTTAGTTTTTTAACACCAGTATATAATCTATTTCTAGCGTCATCTGCAAATATAATCTCTTTTGCCATATTTTATTCCTTTATTATTTTATAATTCCTAAGATATCTTCTGTATTTAGTACCAGATATTTTTTATCATCAAGTGTAATCTCACTACCGCTATATTTAGCAAATACAACTGTATCACCTACACTTAATCCTTCTGCTTCTTTGCTAACTGCTATAACTTTGCCTTGGCTTGGTTTTTCTTTAGATGCATTATCTGGGATAATAATGCCTGAAGCCGTAGTTTTAAGCTCTTCTTCTCTTTCTACAAGCACACGCTTGCCTAATGGCTCAAAATTCATCTCTATCCTTTCAATTTATTTGATTTTTTCTTAAAAATTAGCACTCTATATATTTGAGTGATGAAAATATATCATAATTTTATATATATGTCAAGAAATTAGAGCCAAATTTAAATAAAAATTATCAAAAACATTTAGTCAAATTCACTCAAGCTTTAAAAAATTAAGAGTTAAAATAGATAAATTTAATTTTATTAAGCTATATTTGAGTATAATTAAGCAAAATTATTAAGGAATTTACATGAGAGTTTTATACTGGATTTTAGGCGGTTTGGCCCTATTTGTGGCTATTGTTTATGCTCTACTTTTTAGTAGTGTTGGAAATAGCATATTAAAGCCCTATATAGAAAAGATTGCCTCGCAAAAAAGCTCAATGAATATCAAACTTGATGAGTTTAGATTGGCAATTAGTCATCTTGATATCACTGTGAGTGTAAATGATGCTCTAAAGGCTAGAGTTTATGGAAATTATAGCCTATTTACTCAAGAGCTTGATTTTAACTACACAGCTAGCTCAAATGATCTAAGCAGTTTTGGCGTAGATATCAAAGATGATATAAATTTAAAAGGCAAGATAGTTGGTAAGCTTAAGAATTTTATTGCTGATGGTAGTGGTAAAATAGTTGGCTCAAATTTACGCTTTGCAACTAGAATTGCCAACTTTACTCCATTAGAGTTAAAGCTAGATGCTAAATCGCTAGAACTAGCACAAATTAGTGCCATAGCTACTGGCAAATCATACATAAAAGGTAAAATGAACATAATAGCTGATATCACCAGCAAAGACTTAAGCTATAATGGAAATGCTACTTTAAATATCCCAAATGCTATAGTAAATAATGAGTTAGTTACGGCTGATTATGGGGTAGCTTTACCACAAAACTTTACAATCAAAGCAAATTCTAATCTAAATTTAAATGGTCGCACAGCTAAAGCCAAAAGTGTAATTACTACACCTGTTGGAGTTATTGCTGCTTTAAATTCAATATATAATATAGATGAAAAGACATTAAATAGCGATCTAAATTTAAATATTCCAAATTTAACTAAACTTGAGCCAATAATTGGCCAAAAATTATATGGAGAGATTACAGCTAAGGCTAATGCTAAACTAGTTGGTTCAAATTTGGAGTTTTTAGATGCTGATATTAGCGGATTAGGTGGTATGATAACAGCCAAAATGGCTAATAATGAGATAAAAGCCCAGATCAAAAAAATCAAACTAAATGAGCTTTTAAAACTTGTAGCAATGCCAGCAATTGCTAATGGTAATATCAATGGAAATGCTACAATTACGTCATTAAATGATTCTAGCAAAAGAGTTGGGGATATAAATATAGATATAAATGGTGGAGTATTTAACGCTAATGAGTTAAATAAGATGATTGGTTCAAATCTTACTAAAAATCTTACCTTTAATTCTGATATAAAAGCGAATTTAAAAGGTGATAATGCCAAATTAGATGCCAATCTAAAATCTGAAATTTTAAATATAGATAACTTAAATGCCAACTATAATCTAACTCAAAAAACTGCAAATGCCAAAGCATATGCGCTAGTGCCAGATCTTGCTAAATTAGGTGCTATCTCAGGAACTAAAATAAATGGTCAAATTGCTCTAAATGCAGATATAGCAGCTGATCTAAATAATCAAAAAATGCCACTAAAAAATGCAAATATAGATATAAAAGCTATGGATGGGATAATTAGTGCAAATATAGATAGCGGCAAATTAAAAGCTAAAATTCAAAATATCCTAGCCCAAAATCTATTTTTGATGATAGGACAAAAACCACTACTAAGTGGCAAACTAAATGGTGAGTTAAATCTAGACAGTATCGATATAGCAAATCTAAATGGCAAAGGCCAAATCAAACTAGAAAATGGCGTGCTTAATTCAGCTAATTTAAAAGAATTAACTGGTAAAAATTTTCCACAAAATACTACGCTAAATGCACATATCAAACCGACATTTACTAATTCTACTGTACATTTTGCTACTACAATTGATTCAAATTTAGCTACTGTGGATAAATTTGATGGGAGTTATGATATTAATAAAAATAGCCTTGAAGCCATATATAGTGCCAATGTACCAGATCTAAATAGGCTTGAGTTTTTAACTGGAATGAAGCTAAATGGTAGCCTAAATCCAAGTGGAAAAATCTCTATAAATGAGAATATAAATGCTACATTAAATAGCGATTTCATCGGTTCAAAGCTAAAAATAGATATAGTAGATAATAAAACAAATTTGACTTTACCATCATTTGAGATTACAAATCTTTTAGAATTTTTAGATTTTGAGCCATTTTATGAAGGCAAAGCTACACTTAATGCTAACTACAATCTAAATAATTCAAAAGGTGATTTTAAAGCTGATATTGCCAATGGCCAATTAAGCAAAAATGGACTAACAAATCTAATTAGCGCTACAATCCAAAAAGATATAACAAATGAGGTCTATAAAGATGGATATCTAAAAGGGATAATAGATAAAAATTTAATTAATTTCGATGCCCAACTAAGCTCACAAAGATCTGATATCAACATCACATCAGCGAGCCTAGATACCGCCACAAAAGCTATAAATATCCCAATTAAAGCCAATATAGAAAAAACTGATATAGATGTAGTAATTGGCGGTACAAGCAGCGATCCAAAATATACAATTAGCTCGAACTACCTAAAAGATAAGCTCTCAAAAGAGATTGATCGTGGGCTAAATAAACTATTTAAAGGCGATGAGAACAAAAGCAAAGATACAAAAGAGTTAATAAACGGCCTTCAAAATTTATTTACCCGTTAAGGCTCTTAGATCAGGTTAGAGATTTTCTAGCCTGATCAATTGCACTTAATAGATAATCTACATCATCATCGCTATGAGACCAATGAAGGCTAACTCTTAGCCAACCTGGCTTAAAGCTTAATGGCTCATCATCATTAAGGCCAAGCAGATCATGTCCATACGGTCCAGCACACGAACATCCAGCACGGCTTTGAATTCCAAATTTATTACTTAGAGTTTGAGCCAAATCAAATGGAGAGATACCTTTAATATTAAAAGCAAAAATAGCAAGTCTTTGCATATTTTTTGGAGCGTAATTTATCACACCTTTTATATTTGCTAGACCTAATTCAAATTTATTCATTAGATTTATCTTTTGCTCATTTATAAACTCTAATCCAATCTTATTTCTAAGCTCAAAAGCCAAATATGCACGAATCAACTGAGTAATAGCAGGAGTACCAGCATCTTCTAGCTGCTCAATATCATCTAGATAATGCACACTTTTTTTACTCACATAGCTTACTGTTCCACCAGCAGAAAATGTAGGTAAATTTGAGCTAAATAGAGATTTTCTAATAGCCAAAAGCCCACAACTTCCTACTCCACCAAGTAGTTTATGTGGTGAGATAAATATCGCATCACATAAACTACTATTTACATTTTCATATGCTATCAAACTTGAAGCATCAATAGCAATCACAGCTTTATATCTTCTTGCTACACGGTGTAATGCGTTAATATCAGTTTTTATTCCAGTTACGTTTGAAGCTGCACTTATACTAATTATAATCTTTCTATTTGCATTGATTTTTAAAATTTTATCTAGTTCTCCCCAGTGCAAACCGCCATCTTTTGCTAAAGGGATTCTTACTACTTCGCACAATCCTGCTCTATAACTAATCTCATTACTATGGTGTTCATACGGCCCTACAATTACAAGTGGCAAGGATTTTTTAATAGTATCAAAATCAATATTTAAAGCCATTTTAGTTGCTGGTGGAATATAAATCCCCATTATCTCTTGAAATTTCTTAATAGCCGCACTACTGCCCTGCCCGCATGGCAAAAGAACAAAATCACTTTGTAAATTTAAAAATTTTTTTATTCCAGCTCTTGCATTTTCGTAGTAGTTTGTAGTAATATTTGAACACTCGCTACACTCACTATGAGTATTAGCGTAAGTTTGCAAAATACGCTTTATCTCATCTTCAATAGGTAAATATCCAAGCCCACTAGCTGTCCAGTCAAAATAGTAAATTCCATCTTTTAATATTATATTTTGGCGAATTTTATCTATATTCAATAGTTTTTCCTAGATTTTTATATAATTATACTAAATTTAGCTCAAACCTGCTTTAAAAGCTGCTAGTCTATCTTTGGCTTTTTGCGTTATATCTTCATCCATATCATAGTATTCAAATGTCGCACCATGCTGTATCGTACCATCTAAAATATCTCCAGCTTGGCGGTTTTTTAAATCTATTTGAGCTACTATAAAACCATCAAGAGTTTGAGCAAATTCCTTAAGCCTACTTGGAATTGTAGCAAGCTTAGTGTATAGATAGCACCAGCCTTGCCCGCCATGCCTGCCAACTCTACCACGAAGCTGATGTAAAGAAGCAAGCCCTAACTTCTCAGCACCTACAATTACAATAGTAGATAGCTTTGGCAAGGAGATTCCAACCTCTACAATTGTAGTAGCAAGCAATATATTGCCATCATTTGCAAACTGCTCTAAAACCTCATCTTTTTGCTTATCTTTACCATGAGTTACATAAACTTTTTCAAATTTATTTAACCAAAATGGCGCAGCTGCGCTTAGGCTTTGATAATTGCTTACTTGACTATCTTCTACAAGCGGATAGACAATTATAGTCTGCTTATTTTGCTTAATTTGCGATTTTATATGCTCTAAAAGAGCGTTAAATCCGCTATTTTGAATTATTAATGTTTTAATATGTTTAGTAAATGGAATTTGTTTTAAAAAGCTAAAACTAACCAGTTCAGACTCAATAAGACAAAGCGTTCTAGGAATTGGAGTTGCACTAAATTGCAAAAAGTGCGCCCGAAAATTCTCATTACGAGTTAATTCATCTATCTTTTGGCGTTGTATTGAACCAAACCTATGCTGCTCATCAATCATTATTAAAGTACTTTTTGGTAACTCTTGATATAAAAGAGCGTGTGTGCCAATTATCAAATTTGCCTCTTCTAGTTTAGCATTTTTTAAGCCTTTTTTGAGATACTCTATCTTCATAAAGCTTGGCAAAAGTTTAAGTGCTTGATTATAAAGCTGAGTAGCTAAAACAGTAGTAGGTGCCATTAATATAGATCTATTTGGGTAATTTAGCAACGCAGCACCTAAAATCACCAAGGTCTTACCACTACCTACATCACCCATTATAACACGCTTTGCTGCTATGCTTTTGCCCAAATCCAATCTAATATCATCAATAGCTTTTAGCTGATCATCTGTAGGAGTAAATGGCAAAGTCTCTATCCAAGATGTAATATCATAAGGCTTAATAGCACTAGCTTTAAAAAGAACCTTTTTAGCACTTAACTTTTTAAAATAGTTAAAAATTTCAACAAATTTTAAAAGCTCTAATCTTTTACTATCTAAATTTAAAACTCTATAAATTGCCTCATCGCTAAGCTCATGCAAAGCTAAAATTTCTCTAGCTTCATCATCATTAAGACCTTGAGATTTTAAAGATTCAATATTTAGATATTTTTTGATTAAATTTTGAATTTGATTATCTTTTAAATCTCTTTTATAGTGTGGGATAATCTCTCCGACTTTGGTTATAATTTTTGGATTGCTAAATTGCCAAACTCCATTATATATCGTGCTTTTACCATGAATATATAAGGTTTTTCCGCGTTTAAATGATGAATAATGCCACGACCTAGCATTAAAAATTACGATACTAACATCGCATTTCCATGAAATACAATAGGCTAATATATTAAGTGTAGTTGGACGAGTAACTAATGATTTTACCTCAATCTCAACGCTATTTTCGCCTATATTTGGCTCATTTTTGACTCTTTGGTCATCATAGCTTTTAGGCAAGATTAAAGCTAGGTCCAGCAAACTTGCAATACCTAGCTCTTTTAATTGGCTATTTTGACTCATTATACAAACAAGCGATGCTAAGCCTATTTATATCTTTTAGGCTAGATATAAACTCATTTAATATATTTAATTCTAAACTCTTAATACGCTCTAAATTCAAATCAAACTCACCAAGTTCATAACCATAATAGTACTCTTTTTGTGCTATTGATAGTCGCTTAAATAGCGTCTCTTTACTAAGAGGTTCGCTGCCAAGCAAGAAATTTCTAGCAGCTTCAAGCTCTTTTTGCGTTGCGCCATTTTGAACAAATTTAGATATTTCATCTTTTATTAAAAATATCGCCTCATCTTTATTCTCATTTTTAGTTTGCAAGTAGCCATTTAAAGCGTTATAGCTAAGATTTAAATTTGCTGAGCAATATACGCTATATGCTAGTCCTCGCTTTACACGGATTTCCTCCATTAATCTAGAACCAAAACCACTACTACCTAAGATAAACATCGCTACACTAAGCTTATATTTATCTTCTATATTATAGTTTAATGGTGAGCCAAAATATATATATGCTTGTTGGCTTGGTTTATCGATTATCTTTAAGCTCTCACTATCACTTACTGTGATTTTATTTAGCTCTTTTTTCTTACCGCTATTTAATACCTCACAAAGTTTATCAAATTTAATATTTATTGGATCTATATCTCCGCCTAAGACAATAAACATATTTTCAAGATTTAAATTTGATCTTATAAACTCTTTAATATCATCGAGCTCAATCTCTTCTATACTTTGTGGAGTTCCAATACTTGGTATAGCTAGGCGTGAGTTTGGATACAATATCTCTTTTAAAGCGTTGCTAGATTGATAGTCATAATCGCTGCTATTAGAGGCAATTATGCCTAAAGCTTGTGTTTTTAGCTTTTTTAAGATATTTTTATCATAGTTTGGATCAGCAAGCAAATCCAAAAGCATATTAAAACCATATTCAAAATGCTCACTTAAGCTCTCTAGCCCAATCTCAAATGTCTCAAATCCAGCATTTGCGCTAAGCATAATAGCTCTCATATCAAGAGCTTTATTAAACTCATTACTACCAAGCTTTTTTGTTCCTTCGCTTAGTAGCTCTGCAGCTAGTTTGGCTACTCCATATCTCTTTTCAACGCAAGTTCCAGCTGTTTTAAATACTAGCTTTAAGCCAACAATAGGCAATTCACGGCTATGTTCGTAGATTAAAGTTACATCATTATTGGCTATTTTTAAATTTAATTTTTCCACTATTTTACCTCATTTAGATAATACTCTATTTGATCTTTTCTTAAAATTCTTATATAGTTTGTGCTTCCTATCTTTCCAGCTGGATAGCCTGCTGTAAGCGTATAAGTAGATTGATAATCTATCAATCCAGCATCTTTTAACCCTTTTATTGTATTAGCTAGAAGTAAATTTAACTGATTTTGCGGGATAACTAAACTTGGAGTAACGCCCCAGACAATAGTAAGACTTCTAGCCACATTTTCATCATGTGTTACAGCTATAATTGGCATTTGAGGACGATTTCTTGCCATTTTAATTGCACTTGAACCACTACTAGTAATAGAGATAATAGCATTTGCTCCAATTCTTTGAGCTAGATGTGAGCTAGCACTTGCTACCATATCAGTCTCATCGGTAAATTCAAACTCATCAAATTTACCATATGGATAAATAGATTCACTTTGCGATATTGTCGCACTCATAGCCTTAACCACTGCTACTGGATTTATACCCACTGCACTCTCTTCACTTAGCATAACTGCATCTGTTCCATCTAAAACAGCATTTGCTACATCGCTAATCTCAGCTCTAGTGGCACTTTGGCTCTTAGCCATAGAAAGCATCATTTGAGTAGCTGTAATAACTGGGCGGTTTGCGGCATTGGCTTTTTTGATTATTAGCTTTTGAATACTTGGAACCTTATAGTATGGCACTTCAATTCCTAAATCTCCACGCGCTACCATAATACCATCGCTTGCTTCTATAATATGATCAATATTTTCTACTGCATCAAATTTCTCTATTTTAGCAAATACCTTAGCACTTGAGCCAAACTCTTTTAATATAGCCTTAGCATTTATAATATCATTTGCATTTTGCACAAAACTTATAGCGACAAAATCTACTCCATTTTGCGCACCCCAAAGCATATCATCTCTATCTTTTTGAGTAATAACATCAATATTTAGTTTAGTATTTGGGAAATTTACCCCTTTATTTGAGCTTAGTATGCCATCATTTTCTATTACAGTTTCAATCATATCTGGCAGACATTTTACTACCTTTGCCTTAATCATTCCATCATATAAATATATATATTCACCCTCTTTTAACAAGGATAAAATTTGAGGCTGATTTATGCTAAGTTCATAAATTTCTCCATTTTTATGGCCAATTATGCTATCTTTTAATACATTTAATCTATCTCCAGCTTTTAACTCAAATGGCTCTTTTAAAGCTCCAACTCTAATCTTTGGCCCACAAATATCTTGCAAGATTCCAACTCTTATACCAAGAGAATTTGAAGCCTCTTTTATCTTATCAATTGTGGATTTATGATATTCATGTGAGCCATGTGAGAAATTTAGCCTAAATACATTTACACCCTCTT of Campylobacter vicugnae contains these proteins:
- a CDS encoding CDP-alcohol phosphatidyltransferase family protein, encoding MKLEEKLKKSDRLEKQPTYYITEYIYRVLIIQRFILLPLSRTNITPNQITFFGGFCVICSFILLYFGHNILSGVCFLMYSLADHTDGMLARLKNQSTKLGNLLDYICDYVAWFGLIILASYLYNISLFCTIFLIFALLFHQQFCKNFIHTRLKKLKTIHRFGLKKYLLNHGFLLGIDASLLALILAFSIFSTEFEISFYILGVIYIIDAIYRSIELYLNLKLGGVDGL
- a CDS encoding SDR family NAD(P)-dependent oxidoreductase, which gives rise to MDFSNKNYAITGSTSGIGKSIAKTLAKKGARLLLLGRDNDRLNKLKNELNLISQVSHHTALFDSNNLNSIDIAIDQFATKFKFNGLIHSAGVLHPSLLRDLSIDKMHELININLLSFFALTKAVLKHGRYIKDDTSIIAISSMAAFGAEPGLSLYGASKAALNSAALSLAKEYAKKGVRINTIAPLYVNTPMYESFATNFISKETQNYKLKELMPFGLIEASDVAEVALFLLSSNSKKITGECIKISSGGGL
- a CDS encoding ketoacyl-ACP synthase III; translation: MKIAYYLPSDIIDNEYFANIAKSDEYTTQEIYKKSGIQTRHKASDNELTSDLAAKAVLNLSKEYDIDLGDIDTLLLCTQSPEYLQPATVYLLHHKLNLPKTTNAMEINIACSGYIHGLLVAKSLILSNSAKKVLLCTADMCFKMFEHSDMAQRILFGDGASATIIDKSNAHKIAQVISGTDGSGFFSMYKHHGGYASPFNGQDPKDIALTMNGPEVFLFTIREVPNLVRQTLKANNLNSDDIDFFVFHQANLLILEAITKSLKLERSKVIFDIENIGNTSSSSVPIALKRAIENGTIKPGHKVLIAGFGIGLAWSATIIDI
- a CDS encoding GNAT family N-acetyltransferase, with the translated sequence MNNFIKYGIKISKLELKDIETLRQWRNDPKISKVMLSQNGHHITKEEQLNWFNSLADKSDAIYYMAFVDDLAIGYFCFQQINWQNGQAIPGEIMVIPDHLDEARITFGAYCAVYDIAFDVLGLKELKAYSKLENKRAIRMAKLLNFKITHQDDECIYFKLNKNDYYPMRDSLISKLGLN
- the groL gene encoding chaperonin GroEL (60 kDa chaperone family; promotes refolding of misfolded polypeptides especially under stressful conditions; forms two stacked rings of heptamers to form a barrel-shaped 14mer; ends can be capped by GroES; misfolded proteins enter the barrel where they are refolded when GroES binds), which gives rise to MAKEIIFADDARNRLYTGVKKLSDAVKVTMGPRGRNVLLQKSFGAPTITKDGVSVAKEIELADTIENMGAGLVREVASKTNDEAGDGTTTATVLAHAIFKEGLRNITAGANPIEVKRGMDKFAAAVIEELKSVAKKVEGKKEIAQVATISANSDTSVGDLIAEAMEKVGKDGVITVEEAKSINDELNVVEGMQFDRGYLSPYFITNPEKMQVELSSPFILLFDKKISNLKDLLPVLEQIQKTGKPLLIIAEDIEGEALATLVVNKLRGVLNISAVKAPGFGDRRKAMLEDIAILTGGEVISEELGRTLESATLSDLGQADRVVIDKDNTTIVNGAGSKDSIGARINQIKAQIIETTSDYDREKLQERLAKLSGGVAVIKVGAATETEMKEKKDRVDDALNATKAAVEEGIVVGGGAALIKAGNKVNLNLSGDELIGAQIVKRALFAPLRQIAENAGFDAGVVANAVSTAKEANYGFNAASGEYVDMFEAGIIDPVKVERVALQNAVSVASLLLTTEATVSEIKEDKPAMPAMPDMGGMGGMGGMM
- the groES gene encoding co-chaperone GroES, translating into MNFEPLGKRVLVEREEELKTTASGIIIPDNASKEKPSQGKVIAVSKEAEGLSVGDTVVFAKYSGSEITLDDKKYLVLNTEDILGIIK